The proteins below come from a single Verrucomicrobiia bacterium genomic window:
- a CDS encoding PTS fructose transporter subunit IIB, translating into MKIVAVTACPTGIAHTYMAAEQLEKTARKLGHTIKVETQGAMGIENKLSPTEIQAAGVAILAVDIAIEEPERFDGVRKIKVPVQAAMKNPEAIFAQL; encoded by the coding sequence ATGAAGATTGTTGCTGTTACCGCCTGTCCCACGGGGATTGCACACACTTACATGGCTGCCGAGCAGCTGGAGAAAACCGCACGCAAGCTGGGCCACACCATCAAGGTGGAAACACAGGGCGCGATGGGAATTGAAAACAAGCTCTCGCCCACCGAAATCCAGGCGGCCGGTGTCGCCATCCTGGCGGTTGACATCGCCATCGAGGAACCCGAGCGGTTTGACGGGGTTCGCAAGATCAAGGTTCCGGTCCAGGCGGCGATGAAGAATCCCGAAGCCATCTTTGCTCAACTGTAA
- a CDS encoding MFS transporter gives MQLRTLPIFLAFLLMGVADAMGPLSDAVKKNYDLSRVMATMMPFFVFIAFAIFSVPGGVLAARIGKKKVLLLGLALNTVAAGIPAFMNPTYTVLLACIFVLGVGTTLLQVAGNPIMRDVSAQGDYSRNLALAQGFKGIGSSLSAYLPALITGVAFLAAMNWRGVFPVFFVLMAIALVAVATLKVDETKAPTPPSIGSSLALLGNPTFALAVLGIFVYVGAEVCMATFLKPTLEGLGLDEKKAALLGPTMFFGLLTVGRLIAGSIKVSPRAFFRLSAFLGLVGLILIITNVKALAIAGVVLGAFGFANIWPMLFSITVEEKPERGSELSGLMCMAISGGAIVPLVMSKLVDNGMKTMAFIVPAICFAYLLLISMRGGRKPAAA, from the coding sequence ATGCAACTTAGAACGCTTCCGATCTTCCTCGCGTTTCTCCTCATGGGCGTCGCCGATGCCATGGGGCCCTTGTCCGACGCAGTGAAGAAGAACTACGACCTGTCGCGCGTCATGGCCACGATGATGCCGTTCTTTGTCTTCATCGCGTTTGCCATCTTCAGCGTGCCTGGCGGGGTGCTCGCAGCCCGCATTGGAAAGAAGAAGGTGCTCTTGCTCGGCCTCGCGTTGAACACCGTCGCGGCCGGGATTCCCGCTTTCATGAATCCTACGTACACCGTTTTGCTGGCGTGCATCTTTGTGCTGGGAGTTGGAACCACGCTTTTGCAAGTCGCCGGAAATCCCATCATGCGGGATGTGAGCGCGCAAGGTGACTACAGCCGCAACCTGGCGCTCGCGCAGGGCTTCAAGGGAATCGGCAGCTCGCTGTCGGCCTATCTTCCCGCGCTGATCACGGGCGTGGCATTTCTGGCTGCGATGAACTGGCGCGGAGTATTTCCGGTGTTCTTTGTCTTGATGGCCATCGCACTCGTGGCAGTCGCCACGTTGAAAGTTGACGAAACCAAGGCGCCGACACCTCCAAGCATCGGCAGTTCGCTCGCGTTGCTGGGCAATCCCACGTTCGCGCTGGCCGTGCTGGGAATCTTTGTGTACGTGGGCGCGGAAGTCTGCATGGCCACATTCCTCAAGCCTACGCTCGAAGGACTCGGACTCGACGAGAAAAAGGCGGCACTGCTCGGGCCGACGATGTTCTTCGGCTTGCTCACGGTGGGCCGTCTCATCGCTGGCAGCATCAAAGTGAGTCCGCGCGCGTTCTTCCGCCTCTCGGCATTCCTCGGGCTGGTCGGATTGATCCTGATCATCACGAACGTGAAGGCCCTGGCGATTGCCGGGGTCGTGCTTGGCGCTTTTGGATTCGCGAATATCTGGCCGATGCTTTTCTCCATCACCGTCGAGGAGAAACCCGAACGCGGGAGCGAGTTGTCGGGCCTCATGTGCATGGCCATATCGGGCGGCGCGATCGTGCCTCTGGTCATGAGCAAACTGGTCGACAACGGCATGAAAACGATGGCCTTCATCGTCCCGGCGATCTGCTTTGCCTACCTGCTCCTCATCTCCATGCGCGGCGGACGCAAGCCCGCGGCGGCCTGA
- a CDS encoding prepilin-type N-terminal cleavage/methylation domain-containing protein — MNGLKVIGWPSPSSQSTRGFTLIELLVVIAIIAILAAMLLPALARAKAKAYQAQCISNLKQLGVAYAMYQGDFAGVGIKARETEGDWSLWMATLIDYQSKVGKLRTCPVAPDRGTLTTEKGNATSAWYWNRISDPNLNYGSYGMNGWLYSNHPYENQALYFRKEVNIRQPVQTPVFFDAAYLDTWIEVSSTITPNLDLMLGTPDDVPKTKMDRIMVARHPLKRGTAKFNQPIPGSIDMVFADGHAQAVKLQDIKTLTWHKGWTAHITNPWLTFAP; from the coding sequence ATGAACGGTTTAAAAGTTATCGGCTGGCCTTCCCCCTCTTCGCAGAGCACCAGGGGCTTTACCTTGATCGAACTTCTGGTGGTTATCGCAATCATTGCCATTCTCGCTGCAATGCTTCTGCCAGCGCTTGCGCGCGCCAAGGCGAAGGCATACCAGGCGCAATGCATCAGCAATCTCAAGCAGCTCGGCGTCGCGTACGCCATGTATCAGGGCGATTTTGCGGGCGTTGGAATCAAGGCGCGTGAAACGGAGGGCGACTGGTCGCTTTGGATGGCCACGCTCATTGATTATCAATCGAAGGTTGGAAAGCTTCGCACCTGCCCCGTTGCTCCTGACCGCGGCACGCTTACGACCGAGAAGGGCAATGCGACCTCCGCATGGTACTGGAACCGCATTTCCGATCCGAATCTGAACTACGGCAGCTACGGGATGAACGGTTGGCTCTACAGCAATCACCCTTACGAAAACCAGGCGCTCTACTTCCGCAAGGAGGTCAACATCCGGCAACCGGTCCAGACGCCTGTGTTCTTCGACGCAGCCTATCTCGACACTTGGATCGAGGTGTCGTCGACCATCACCCCTAACCTCGACCTGATGCTCGGAACTCCGGACGATGTGCCGAAGACGAAGATGGATCGCATCATGGTCGCGCGGCATCCGTTGAAACGCGGGACGGCGAAGTTCAATCAACCGATCCCGGGATCCATCGACATGGTATTCGCCGACGGCCATGCCCAGGCTGTGAAGCTGCAGGACATCAAGACGCTGACGTGGCACAAAGGCTGGACGGCGCACATTACGAATCCGTGGCTGACGTTCGCTCCCTGA
- the hemL gene encoding glutamate-1-semialdehyde 2,1-aminomutase, whose product MLTRSKSDALFAEALNFIPGGVNSPVRAFRAVGGQPFFVDRAAGAHVWDVDGNAYIDYVLTWGPAILGHAHRRIISAVKNAAERGTSFGIPNPYEVTMAKLIRSLVPAAQKVRMTNSGTEACMSAIRLARGYTRRDKIIKFDGCYHGHADSLLVKAGSGALTFGHPDSAGVPAAFTQHTIVLPYNDLEAVKAAFNANQDQIAGIIIEPVPGNAGLYLPLPGYLEGLRKITRENGALLIFDEVMTGFRLAKGGAQERFNIEPDLSCFGKVIGGGLPVGAFGGRADIMDHLAPLGPVYQAGTLSGNPIAMAAGIAALEELQSSGAYCRLEELSEQLESGMKDAAKSAGIPVQFNVCGSMFCSYFTSEPVRNLGDAMKSDRERFKKFFHGMLEQGVYFAPSQFEAGFLSTAHSSGDIEKTIRAAREVLRTV is encoded by the coding sequence ATGTTAACGCGTTCCAAATCCGACGCCCTCTTCGCTGAGGCGCTGAACTTCATTCCCGGCGGCGTGAATTCGCCAGTCCGCGCTTTTCGTGCTGTGGGCGGCCAGCCGTTCTTCGTCGATCGCGCAGCGGGCGCCCACGTGTGGGACGTCGATGGCAACGCCTACATTGATTACGTTCTGACCTGGGGGCCGGCGATCCTTGGCCATGCGCATCGACGGATCATTTCTGCCGTCAAGAACGCGGCGGAACGCGGCACGAGTTTCGGGATTCCCAATCCTTACGAGGTGACGATGGCAAAGCTCATCCGCAGCCTGGTGCCGGCAGCGCAAAAAGTTCGAATGACAAATAGCGGGACGGAGGCATGCATGAGCGCCATCCGGCTCGCGCGCGGATACACACGGCGCGACAAGATCATCAAGTTCGACGGATGCTATCACGGGCACGCGGATTCGCTGCTGGTCAAGGCGGGTTCCGGGGCGCTGACCTTCGGCCATCCTGACAGCGCGGGAGTTCCAGCCGCTTTTACGCAGCACACGATCGTGCTTCCGTATAACGATCTCGAGGCTGTGAAAGCTGCCTTCAACGCCAATCAGGATCAGATTGCTGGAATCATCATTGAACCCGTGCCGGGAAACGCCGGCTTGTATTTGCCGCTGCCGGGCTACCTGGAAGGTTTGCGGAAAATCACCCGCGAAAACGGCGCGTTGTTGATCTTCGACGAAGTAATGACCGGATTTCGACTTGCCAAAGGCGGCGCGCAGGAACGTTTCAACATCGAACCGGATCTGAGCTGTTTCGGGAAAGTGATTGGCGGCGGCCTGCCAGTGGGTGCGTTCGGCGGACGCGCTGACATCATGGACCACCTTGCGCCGCTCGGGCCCGTCTACCAGGCAGGCACACTGAGCGGGAATCCAATCGCCATGGCGGCGGGCATTGCAGCACTCGAGGAACTCCAGAGCAGCGGCGCTTACTGCAGGCTCGAGGAACTCAGCGAGCAGCTGGAATCGGGCATGAAGGACGCGGCCAAATCCGCCGGTATTCCCGTTCAATTCAATGTTTGCGGATCCATGTTCTGCAGCTATTTCACCAGCGAGCCCGTGCGGAATCTGGGGGACGCTATGAAGAGTGATCGCGAACGCTTCAAAAAGTTCTTCCACGGCATGCTGGAACAGGGCGTTTACTTTGCACCGTCGCAATTCGAAGCAGGATTTCTTTCGACGGCCCACAGCTCCGGCGACATTGAGAAAACAATCCGCGCAGCGCGTGAAGTGCTGCGCACTGTTTGA
- a CDS encoding DUF192 domain-containing protein — protein MKTKKSSAIVAAMQFQSAGSALLLLSCLLAGCQEEAPLPAPLPVATRPAVDPLRGHLLAAQPRLPAVHLHVGTNSVTAEVARMPVEIATGMMFRTNLPDGEGMLFVFPRPDQRSFYMRNCLIPLSGAYISPSGEILQLIDMKPHDERSIPSYSDDVQFVLEMPHGWFERHQIGVGAIVRSTEGTLQETFFRKP, from the coding sequence TTGAAAACGAAAAAGTCCTCCGCCATTGTTGCCGCAATGCAATTTCAAAGCGCCGGTTCAGCCCTGCTCCTGCTGTCGTGCCTTCTCGCGGGGTGCCAGGAGGAAGCCCCGCTTCCTGCTCCGCTCCCGGTCGCAACCCGGCCCGCGGTCGATCCCCTGCGCGGCCATCTCCTTGCAGCGCAGCCGCGCCTGCCGGCCGTTCACCTTCACGTAGGCACGAACTCTGTGACGGCAGAGGTCGCCCGAATGCCTGTTGAGATTGCCACCGGGATGATGTTCCGCACGAATCTCCCCGACGGGGAGGGCATGCTCTTCGTTTTCCCCCGGCCCGATCAACGCAGCTTTTACATGCGGAATTGTCTGATCCCCCTTTCGGGCGCCTACATCAGTCCGAGCGGGGAAATCCTGCAGCTCATTGACATGAAACCGCACGATGAACGAAGCATCCCGTCCTATTCGGATGACGTGCAGTTCGTTCTCGAGATGCCCCACGGCTGGTTCGAGCGGCATCAGATTGGAGTGGGTGCGATCGTGCGATCCACGGAAGGAACATTGCAGGAAACCTTTTTTAGAAAACCGTGA
- a CDS encoding glycoside hydrolase family 125 protein — translation MTRRDFIQNTALAVAGAVVAPQLSAAPMAFPVVRPARSKRHFKSAAVERVIEKVRSNAGNKELGWMFENCFPNTLDTTVDFQVVNGRPDTYVITGDIDAMWLRDSSAQVWPYLPLMGEDKPLQQLIAGVINRQTRCILKDPYANAFYKDDNKQGEWKTDLTDMKPGVHERKWEIDSLCYPIRLGHEYWKLSKDTAPFDAEWHQAVRLTLQTFREQQRKDGNGPYRFMRRTEIATDTVPGRGYGNPAKPVGLIYSIFRPSDDATIFPYLVPSNFFAVVSMRQAAEMVESIRNDQDLARECRALADEVETALREHAIVNHPKAGRVYAFEVDAYGNYYCTDDGNIPSLLSLPYLGAVKREDPIYESTRRLLLSADNPYYCIGKAAKGLGGPHVGVDMIWPLGVVMEGLTSTNENEIRECLVTLQRTHAGTGFMHEAFHKDDPRKFTRSWFAWANTIFGEFVLKTFNERPHLLS, via the coding sequence ATGACGCGACGAGATTTCATTCAAAATACGGCGCTGGCGGTGGCTGGCGCGGTGGTGGCCCCGCAGCTTTCGGCTGCGCCGATGGCTTTTCCGGTTGTCCGGCCTGCCCGTTCCAAAAGGCATTTCAAGAGCGCGGCAGTCGAACGCGTGATTGAAAAAGTGCGATCGAACGCGGGGAACAAGGAACTCGGCTGGATGTTCGAGAACTGCTTTCCCAACACGCTCGACACGACGGTCGACTTCCAGGTCGTGAATGGCCGTCCCGACACGTACGTGATCACAGGCGACATCGACGCCATGTGGCTGCGCGACAGCTCCGCCCAGGTCTGGCCGTATCTGCCGTTGATGGGCGAGGACAAGCCATTGCAGCAGTTGATTGCCGGAGTGATCAACCGCCAGACGCGATGCATCCTCAAGGACCCTTACGCCAACGCCTTCTACAAGGATGACAACAAGCAGGGTGAGTGGAAGACCGACCTTACGGACATGAAGCCTGGGGTTCATGAACGAAAATGGGAAATTGATTCGCTCTGCTACCCGATTCGCCTGGGGCATGAGTACTGGAAATTGTCGAAGGACACCGCGCCGTTTGACGCGGAATGGCACCAGGCGGTCCGGCTGACGCTGCAAACGTTTCGTGAACAGCAGCGCAAGGACGGCAACGGGCCATACCGTTTCATGCGCCGCACCGAAATTGCGACGGACACAGTTCCGGGCCGCGGCTATGGAAACCCGGCGAAGCCTGTGGGGCTCATCTACTCCATCTTCCGTCCGAGCGATGATGCCACGATTTTTCCCTACCTCGTTCCATCCAACTTCTTTGCCGTTGTCAGCATGCGCCAGGCGGCTGAGATGGTGGAATCGATTCGGAACGACCAGGACCTGGCGAGGGAATGCCGCGCCTTGGCCGATGAAGTGGAGACCGCGCTGCGCGAACACGCGATTGTCAATCACCCAAAGGCCGGCCGCGTGTATGCGTTCGAAGTGGACGCTTACGGAAATTACTACTGCACGGACGACGGCAACATTCCGAGCCTCTTGTCCCTTCCGTACCTCGGCGCAGTGAAACGCGAGGATCCGATTTACGAAAGCACCCGGCGCCTGCTCCTGTCGGCCGACAATCCTTATTATTGCATTGGCAAAGCCGCGAAGGGCCTGGGCGGGCCGCACGTTGGAGTCGACATGATCTGGCCGCTTGGCGTGGTGATGGAAGGCCTGACGTCGACGAACGAAAACGAGATCCGCGAATGTTTGGTGACTCTGCAACGCACGCATGCAGGGACAGGCTTCATGCATGAAGCTTTCCACAAGGACGATCCGAGGAAATTCACACGATCGTGGTTTGCGTGGGCGAATACGATCTTCGGTGAATTCGTCCTTAAAACCTTTAACGAACGCCCGCATCTGCTGAGCTGA
- a CDS encoding ROK family protein — MSIQRDQRVVMTLDAGGTSFRFAAMRAGRFVTDTITVPSCADNLDRCLASIVEGFTRVKAACPAAPSAISFAFPGPADYPSGIIGDLGNLPAFRGGIALGPMLKKKFRVPVFINNDGDLFAYGEAIAGFLPYVNDLLKKAGSPKRYRNLLGITLGTGFGGGIVRDGELFVGDNSIAGEVWLLRNKLNPQMNAEEGASIRAVRRVYAEQAGITAAEAPEPKDIALIGQGRARGDKAAAREAFRQLGEVVGDGLAQALTLLDGLAVIGGGISGAAPLFLPAVVDELNGTYTKPDGTKFPRLASRAFNLENAGDRNKFLRGKVREVTVPGTKTTLKYDSLPRIGVGLSRLGTSQAIAVGACAFALRALDEA, encoded by the coding sequence ATGAGTATCCAAAGAGACCAGCGCGTCGTGATGACGCTTGATGCAGGGGGCACCAGCTTTCGTTTCGCAGCGATGCGGGCGGGGCGTTTTGTCACGGACACCATCACCGTCCCGTCGTGTGCGGATAACCTCGACCGCTGCCTTGCCAGCATCGTTGAAGGGTTCACCCGCGTTAAGGCGGCCTGCCCCGCCGCTCCCAGTGCGATCAGTTTCGCCTTTCCCGGGCCCGCCGACTATCCGTCAGGAATCATTGGCGACCTCGGCAATCTGCCCGCTTTCCGCGGCGGCATCGCACTCGGGCCCATGTTGAAGAAGAAGTTTCGCGTGCCGGTGTTCATCAACAACGACGGGGATTTGTTCGCTTACGGCGAGGCCATCGCGGGCTTCCTTCCCTACGTCAACGACCTGCTGAAGAAAGCCGGCAGCCCCAAGCGATATCGCAATCTTCTGGGAATCACACTCGGCACCGGCTTTGGTGGCGGCATCGTGCGGGACGGCGAGTTGTTTGTTGGCGACAACTCCATTGCCGGCGAAGTGTGGCTGTTGCGCAACAAGCTTAATCCGCAGATGAATGCCGAGGAAGGAGCAAGCATCCGGGCTGTCCGGCGCGTGTATGCCGAACAGGCAGGGATCACGGCGGCTGAAGCCCCCGAACCCAAGGATATTGCGCTGATCGGACAGGGGCGCGCCAGGGGCGACAAGGCGGCAGCCCGCGAAGCTTTCCGGCAGCTCGGCGAAGTCGTTGGCGATGGCCTTGCGCAGGCCCTCACGTTGCTTGACGGTCTGGCTGTCATTGGTGGCGGAATTTCCGGCGCTGCGCCGCTGTTTCTGCCAGCGGTCGTGGATGAGTTGAACGGCACCTATACAAAGCCAGATGGAACAAAGTTTCCGCGGCTTGCATCGAGGGCGTTCAACCTGGAAAACGCGGGCGATCGGAACAAGTTCCTGCGCGGCAAGGTCCGCGAAGTCACGGTTCCTGGAACAAAGACAACCCTGAAGTATGATTCATTGCCGCGAATCGGGGTCGGTTTATCCCGCCTGGGAACCAGCCAGGCGATAGCGGTGGGCGCGTGCGCCTTTGCGTTGCGCGCCCTGGACGAAGCCTGA
- a CDS encoding NAD+ synthase yields the protein MRVALAQINPTVGDFAGNEALILGAYRKAVQCGAEIVVCPELSVTGYPPRDLLLRKRFVANNLAALERIAAATGDTALLAGFVEPNRVQPGRAVANAAALLQHGKVGAIRSKTLLPTYDVFDEDRYFEPATENQPVFVNGRKIGITICEDIWNDDDFWPERRYRHNPPVDLSESGAEILFNLSASPWHIGKNRTRYEMLRSLALKTGRPVVLCNQVGGNDELIFDGGSFVFNGRGQLIAQAKVFEEDLVVVDTETAAPAPELRVGEEEALYQALVLGLKDYLHKCGFRAAVLGLSGGIDSAVTAVLAVAALGRENVRGVALPSQFSSDHSLTDARLLAECLGIQYDVVPIQGSFEAVKQTLQPLFAGRAEDTTEENMQARLRGMMLMAMSNKFGSLVLTTGNKSELAVGYCTLYGDMCGGLAVISDVPKTTVYRLARWINREREIIPQSSITKAPSAELRPDQRDQDSLPPYELLDAILDLYVVQGKSGVDIVAAGFDEAIVRRVIRLIDLNEYKRRQAAPGLRVTTKAFGVGRRIPIAQKFSGA from the coding sequence ATGCGCGTCGCACTCGCACAGATTAATCCCACGGTTGGAGACTTTGCCGGGAATGAGGCGCTGATCCTCGGTGCCTATCGCAAAGCCGTGCAATGCGGTGCTGAAATTGTCGTCTGCCCGGAATTGAGCGTAACAGGTTATCCCCCGCGCGATCTGCTTCTGCGAAAACGTTTCGTTGCGAACAACCTCGCAGCGCTGGAGAGGATCGCCGCGGCGACGGGCGACACAGCGCTGCTCGCTGGCTTTGTTGAACCCAATCGTGTGCAACCCGGACGCGCAGTGGCCAACGCCGCCGCGTTGCTGCAACACGGCAAGGTGGGCGCCATTCGCTCAAAGACTCTCCTGCCCACGTACGACGTTTTTGACGAAGACCGATACTTTGAGCCCGCGACAGAAAACCAGCCCGTCTTCGTAAACGGCCGCAAGATCGGGATCACGATCTGCGAAGATATCTGGAACGACGACGACTTCTGGCCGGAACGCAGGTATCGGCACAATCCACCCGTCGACCTGTCCGAATCGGGCGCCGAGATCCTGTTCAACCTCTCGGCTTCCCCGTGGCATATCGGCAAGAATCGAACTCGCTATGAAATGCTCCGCAGCCTGGCGCTGAAAACAGGCCGGCCAGTGGTGCTGTGCAACCAGGTCGGCGGAAATGACGAGCTGATTTTCGATGGCGGCAGCTTCGTGTTCAACGGCCGTGGACAACTGATCGCACAGGCGAAAGTCTTCGAGGAGGACCTCGTGGTCGTCGATACGGAGACCGCGGCGCCTGCCCCTGAACTGCGGGTTGGCGAAGAGGAAGCGCTGTATCAGGCACTGGTGCTGGGGCTGAAGGATTACCTGCACAAATGCGGGTTCCGCGCCGCGGTGCTCGGCTTGAGCGGCGGCATCGATTCCGCCGTGACGGCCGTGCTCGCTGTCGCCGCGCTCGGACGGGAAAATGTTCGTGGCGTGGCGTTGCCCTCCCAGTTTTCGTCGGACCACAGTCTCACCGACGCGCGCCTGCTCGCTGAATGCCTGGGGATTCAGTATGACGTGGTTCCGATACAGGGCAGCTTCGAAGCCGTGAAACAAACGCTGCAGCCCCTGTTTGCGGGCCGCGCAGAGGACACGACCGAGGAGAACATGCAGGCGCGGTTGCGTGGGATGATGCTCATGGCGATGTCGAACAAGTTTGGGTCGCTTGTCCTGACGACCGGCAACAAGAGCGAACTCGCCGTGGGCTATTGCACGTTGTACGGCGACATGTGCGGGGGATTGGCGGTAATCAGCGATGTTCCCAAAACCACCGTGTATCGGCTGGCCCGCTGGATCAACCGGGAGCGCGAAATCATTCCTCAATCTTCAATCACGAAAGCTCCCTCTGCGGAATTGCGGCCGGATCAGCGTGACCAGGATTCACTGCCACCCTACGAACTGCTCGATGCGATTCTTGATCTTTACGTGGTTCAGGGAAAATCGGGCGTGGACATCGTGGCTGCGGGTTTCGATGAAGCCATAGTCCGCCGGGTGATCCGTCTGATCGATCTGAACGAGTATAAACGGCGGCAAGCGGCGCCCGGGCTGCGCGTCACGACGAAAGCGTTCGGCGTGGGGCGGCGGATCCCGATCGCCCAGAAATTCTCGGGAGCGTAG
- a CDS encoding PTS fructose transporter subunit IIC has protein sequence MKEVLQNHKQYLLTGVSHVIPFIACGGILIAVALAYAFQFNHVDDLGRPDLSQAPVIIQQLFTIGSKAFDLFPAVLAGFIAYGMAGKPALLPGFVGGFIAAMPQTVGDRSASAGFLGALIIGLVAGHVVNLIKRIPVSRWLRPVMPIIILPILSSVPVGLLMLALNVPIAGIMIAMGHFLENLQSGSQVLLAMVLGAMIAFDMGGPVNKAAFFFGAAMIQQQNYAIMGACAAAICTPPLGLGLATLLARKRWTSEQRESGLAALGMGTIGITEGAIPFAAGDPFRVIPSIMLGSMVAATLAMLGNVGNHAPHGGPIVLPVVDGKLMYVIAIAAGALTTALTINLAKRLTESRVAAQGEMK, from the coding sequence ATGAAGGAAGTGCTGCAAAATCACAAGCAGTATCTGCTGACAGGCGTCTCACATGTCATTCCTTTCATCGCATGTGGCGGCATTCTGATCGCGGTGGCGCTGGCTTACGCTTTCCAATTCAACCACGTGGACGATCTCGGACGCCCCGATCTCAGCCAGGCTCCCGTCATTATTCAGCAACTGTTCACGATCGGCTCCAAGGCCTTCGACCTGTTTCCCGCAGTGCTTGCCGGGTTTATCGCGTACGGGATGGCGGGGAAGCCGGCGCTGCTGCCTGGGTTTGTCGGTGGCTTTATCGCAGCCATGCCCCAGACCGTTGGTGATCGCAGCGCCAGCGCGGGATTTCTCGGGGCATTAATCATCGGATTGGTTGCCGGCCATGTGGTCAATCTGATCAAGCGAATTCCCGTGTCGCGCTGGCTGCGCCCGGTCATGCCCATCATCATCCTGCCCATTCTGTCGTCCGTCCCCGTTGGGCTTTTGATGCTGGCGCTGAACGTTCCGATTGCGGGAATCATGATCGCGATGGGCCATTTTCTCGAGAATTTGCAGAGCGGCTCGCAGGTGCTCCTGGCAATGGTGCTCGGCGCGATGATCGCCTTCGACATGGGCGGGCCGGTCAACAAGGCGGCATTCTTTTTCGGGGCCGCAATGATCCAACAGCAAAACTACGCAATCATGGGCGCCTGCGCCGCCGCGATCTGTACCCCGCCCCTCGGCCTCGGCCTTGCGACGCTGCTCGCCCGCAAACGGTGGACATCGGAACAACGCGAGTCCGGACTGGCCGCTCTCGGCATGGGCACGATTGGCATCACGGAAGGCGCAATTCCCTTCGCCGCCGGGGATCCGTTCCGCGTGATACCATCGATCATGCTTGGATCCATGGTCGCCGCGACTCTTGCGATGCTCGGAAACGTCGGCAATCACGCGCCGCATGGCGGACCCATTGTGCTGCCAGTGGTGGACGGCAAACTCATGTATGTCATTGCGATCGCCGCCGGCGCCTTGACCACGGCGCTCACAATTAATTTGGCGAAACGGCTCACGGAATCCCGTGTGGCCGCCCAAGGAGAGATGAAATGA